A genome region from Glycine max cultivar Williams 82 chromosome 5, Glycine_max_v4.0, whole genome shotgun sequence includes the following:
- the LOC100779065 gene encoding alkane hydroxylase MAH1, translating to MFGYAAAIIAAILFFQYFFHRRRCCKHPILTEYPIIGMLPQLLFNLWRAHDYSTQVLQRHGGTGEFIGPWFTNMDYLVTCDPINVHHMLSKNFHNYVKGPEFRHIFQAFGDGIFAADSEAWKYSRDLFHSLFKQKSFEVFVAKTIHNKVHNGLLPILDHVQQQGRVVDLQDVFNRFTFDNICSIVLGNDPNCLSIDFSEVAIEKAFNEVEESIFYRHVLPRCVWKIQRWLQIGQEKKMTEACKTLDQFIHACIASKREKLSKYNENEMGEAHHVDFLTALMREETAHDDKFLRDAVFNLFVAGRDTITSALTWFFWLVATNPSVEAKILEEMKEKLGTKEKTLGVLSVEEVKRLVYLHGAICEALRLFPPIPFETKQAIKADMLPSGHRVNSGTKILFILYAMGRSEETWGKDCLEFKPERWISEKGGIVYVPSYKFIAFNAGPRTCLGKEISFIQMKMVAAAILHKYRVRVVDHVATPSPSIVLLMKDGLKVQIAKREI from the coding sequence ATGTTTGGCTATGCAGCAGCAATAATTGCAGCAATCCTCTTCTTCCAATACTTCTTCCATAGGAGACGATGTTGCAAACACCCCATTTTGACAGAATACCCTATCATTGGCATGCTACCACAATTACTCTTCAATTTATGGCGTGCCCATGATTATTCAACTCAGGTGTTGCAACGACATGGTGGCACTGGTGAGTTCATTGGACCTTGGTTTACCAACATGGACTATTTGGTCACTTGCGACCCCATCAACGTCCACCACATGCTGAGCAAGAATTTCCACAACTACGTCAAGGGACCCGAGTTTCGTCACATTTTTCAGGCCTTCGGAGACGGGATTTTCGCCGCTGATTCTGAAGCATGGAAGTACAGCAGGGATCTCTTCCATTCTCTCTTCAAACAGAAAAGCTTCGAGGTTTTTGTAGCGAAAACCATTCACAACAAGGTGCATAATGGTCTTCTTCCAATATTGGATCATGTACAGCAACAAGGAAGAGTGGTGGATCTTCAAGATGTCTTCAATCGCTTCACCTTCGATAACATATGTTCTATAGTTCTTGGAAATGACCCTAATTGTCTTTCCATTGATTTTTCTGAAGTTGCCATTGAGAAGGCTTTTAATGAAGTAGAAGAGTCCATATTCTACAGACATGTACTGCCTAGGTGTGTTTGGAAGATCCAGAGATGGCTTCAAATTGGTCAAGAGAAGAAGATGACAGAAGCATGTAAAACCCTTGATCAATTCATACATGCATGCATAGCATCTAAGAGAGAGAAGCTAAGCAAGTACAACGAAAATGAAATGGGTGAAGCTCATCATGTTGACTTTTTAACAGCTTTGATGAGAGAAGAAACAGCACATGACGATAAATTTCTAAGGGATGCTGTGTTCAATCTATTTGTGGCTGGAAGAGATACCATAACTTCAGCTCTCACGTGGTTCTTTTGGCTTGTTGCCACAAACCCCTCAGTTGAAGCCAAGATTCTtgaagagatgaaagaaaaactTGGGACCAAAGAAAAGACGCTGGGGGTTTTAAGCGTGGAGGAAGTGAAAAGGCTGGTTTATCTGCATGGTGCTATATGTGAAGCATTGAGGCTATTTCCTCCTATACCTTTCGAGACCAAGCAAGCAATTAAAGCTGATATGCTTCCTAGTGGTCATCGTGTTAATTCCGGTACaaagatattatttattttgtatgcaATGGGAAGATCTGAAGAAACATGGGGAAAAGATTGTTTGGAGTTCAAACCAGAGAGGTGGATCTCAGAGAAAGGAGGTATTGTTTATGTACCATCTTACAAATTCATTGCTTTTAATGCAGGACCTAGGACTTGCTTAGGGAAAGAAATATCCTTCATTCAAATGAAGATGGTGGCAGCTGCTATTTTGCACAAGTATCGTGTTCGAGTGGTGGATCATGTTGCTACCCCAAGCCCTTCAATTGTTCTTCTTATGAAGGATGGTTTAAAggtacagatagcaaaaagagaaatttaa